Proteins from a genomic interval of Gordonia sp. SL306:
- a CDS encoding acyl-CoA thioesterase, giving the protein MLYEDEGTRTDAGYLVKVPVRWSDMDVFAHINHARMVTLLEEARIPWLFYDGRPTASLREGCVVADLHVKYREQVRHDEGPIEVTMFVEQLRAVDFTVGYEVRPKGADPASKPAVTATTQLVAFDVDAQRLRRLTAEEKGFLASFRRADPEVR; this is encoded by the coding sequence GTGCTCTACGAGGACGAAGGAACGAGGACCGACGCCGGATATCTGGTCAAGGTGCCCGTCCGCTGGTCTGACATGGATGTCTTCGCCCACATCAACCATGCCCGGATGGTGACCCTCCTCGAGGAGGCACGGATTCCGTGGCTCTTCTACGACGGACGGCCCACCGCCTCGCTGCGAGAAGGGTGCGTGGTGGCCGACCTGCACGTGAAGTACCGGGAGCAGGTGCGCCACGACGAGGGGCCGATCGAGGTGACCATGTTCGTCGAGCAGCTGCGCGCGGTGGACTTCACGGTCGGCTATGAGGTCCGGCCGAAGGGGGCCGACCCGGCGAGCAAGCCGGCGGTCACCGCCACCACCCAGCTCGTCGCGTTCGACGTCGATGCGCAGCGTCTGCGACGACTCACAGCAGAGGAGAAGGGGTTCCTCGCGTCCTTCCGCCGTGCGGACCCGGAGGTCCGGTGA
- a CDS encoding alpha-amylase family glycosyl hydrolase yields MTTVSDETSNAVPAEPDPDAAPDAVVTDADGNDVTSEEAAATDSTDEDAAEGVGKEPADDTVDSARTDPGPTETEGAGETDETGTPDADVAGSADEAIDDSEIEAAGDDEQTAETVEAVEVDHADDDTDDAVATDIEATEDNDDPTDDIAADDQTVDADDAVVPASAATQLDPDDDTWWKAAIFYQIYPRSFSDLDGDGVGDLAGVIDKLGYLELLGVDALWLSPIMRSPMADHGYDVSDPRDIDPIFGDLARFDELIAEAHERSIRVTMDLVPNHTSDQHPWFVEALAAEPGSSERARYIFRDGRGDDGDEPPNNWQSIFGGPAWTRVPDPDGTPGQWYLHIFAAEQPDLNWENPEVFDDLEKTLRFWLDRGVDGFRIDVAHGMAKPADLPDMDLESAGLLQNDDDDPRFNNYAVHDIHRKIRKVLDEYPGAANVGEIWVDDNERFAEYLRPDELHLGFNFRLAKATFDTESIRDAIENSLEAVLSVSGVPTWTLSNHDVDREVSRYGRIAATPAGADPADVDVESSDTDIDLGILRARAMLLVELALPGTVFIYNGAELGLPNADLPDGALQDPVWERSGHTERGRDACRVPLPWEGVEPPFGFSSNPDTWLPMPASWTRFTVEAQLEDIGSTLSLYRQAIEMRYERPEFEGDTVEWYGAPDGCLAFRRSVGHLTCALNTGDVPVPLPPGEILLTSYPLIDGQLAPNSAAWLV; encoded by the coding sequence ATGACGACGGTGAGCGACGAGACATCGAACGCTGTCCCCGCCGAACCGGATCCCGATGCCGCGCCCGACGCGGTGGTCACCGATGCCGACGGGAACGACGTGACCTCCGAGGAGGCCGCGGCCACGGACAGCACAGACGAAGACGCTGCTGAGGGCGTGGGCAAGGAACCGGCGGACGACACGGTCGACTCTGCGCGTACAGATCCCGGTCCCACCGAGACCGAGGGTGCCGGCGAGACCGACGAGACCGGAACTCCGGACGCGGACGTCGCTGGGAGCGCCGACGAAGCCATCGACGACTCGGAGATCGAGGCCGCAGGCGACGACGAGCAGACCGCCGAAACCGTTGAGGCCGTTGAGGTCGACCACGCGGACGACGACACCGACGACGCAGTTGCCACCGACATCGAGGCGACCGAGGACAACGACGACCCGACCGACGACATCGCCGCCGACGACCAGACTGTCGATGCCGACGATGCCGTGGTCCCCGCAAGCGCTGCGACGCAACTCGATCCCGATGACGACACCTGGTGGAAGGCCGCGATCTTCTACCAGATCTATCCGCGCTCGTTCTCCGATCTGGACGGCGATGGCGTCGGCGACCTCGCCGGTGTGATCGACAAGCTCGGCTACCTCGAACTCCTCGGGGTGGACGCGCTGTGGCTGAGTCCGATCATGCGCTCCCCCATGGCCGATCACGGCTACGACGTCTCCGATCCACGCGACATCGATCCGATCTTCGGCGATCTCGCGCGGTTCGACGAGCTGATCGCCGAGGCCCATGAGCGGTCGATCCGCGTCACGATGGACCTCGTCCCCAACCACACCAGCGATCAGCACCCATGGTTCGTCGAGGCGCTGGCGGCCGAACCCGGCAGCAGCGAGCGGGCGCGGTACATCTTCCGCGACGGACGAGGCGATGACGGCGACGAGCCGCCGAACAACTGGCAGAGCATCTTCGGTGGTCCGGCCTGGACGCGGGTCCCGGATCCCGATGGCACACCGGGGCAGTGGTATCTGCACATCTTCGCTGCCGAACAACCGGATCTGAACTGGGAGAACCCCGAGGTCTTCGACGATCTGGAGAAGACCCTGCGTTTCTGGCTCGACCGCGGGGTGGACGGTTTCCGCATCGACGTCGCGCACGGCATGGCGAAGCCTGCCGACCTACCCGACATGGATCTCGAGTCGGCGGGTCTGCTGCAGAACGACGACGACGATCCGCGGTTCAACAACTATGCGGTGCACGACATCCATCGCAAGATCCGCAAGGTGCTCGACGAGTATCCGGGCGCGGCCAACGTCGGTGAGATCTGGGTCGACGACAACGAACGATTCGCCGAATACCTGAGGCCCGACGAGTTGCACCTCGGTTTCAACTTCCGCCTCGCCAAGGCGACGTTCGACACGGAATCGATCCGGGACGCGATCGAGAACTCGCTGGAGGCAGTGCTGTCGGTGTCCGGGGTGCCCACCTGGACCCTGTCCAACCACGACGTGGACCGTGAGGTCAGCCGCTACGGACGTATCGCGGCCACGCCCGCCGGTGCCGACCCCGCCGATGTCGATGTCGAGTCATCCGACACCGACATCGATCTGGGCATCCTGAGGGCGCGCGCCATGCTGCTCGTCGAACTCGCACTGCCGGGAACGGTGTTCATCTACAACGGCGCCGAACTCGGACTGCCGAACGCCGACCTGCCCGACGGCGCCCTCCAGGACCCGGTGTGGGAGCGCTCCGGGCACACCGAGCGTGGCCGCGACGCGTGCCGGGTTCCGCTGCCCTGGGAGGGTGTCGAGCCGCCGTTCGGGTTCAGCAGCAATCCGGACACGTGGCTGCCGATGCCCGCATCATGGACGCGGTTCACCGTCGAGGCACAGCTCGAGGACATCGGTTCGACGCTCTCGCTGTATCGGCAGGCGATCGAGATGCGGTATGAACGACCGGAATTCGAGGGTGACACGGTGGAGTGGTACGGCGCGCCGGACGGCTGCCTGGCCTTCCGCCGGTCGGTCGGGCACCTGACCTGCGCCCTCAACACCGGCGACGTCCCGGTCCCGCTCCCGCCCGGCGAGATCCTGCTGACCAGTTATCCACTCATCGACGGTCAGCTCGCGCCAAACTCGGCTGCCTGGCTGGTCTGA
- a CDS encoding globin, protein MEAVSTEVPGGIEPSNPSTQRTFYDEVGGAETFHKLTARFYEEVAADEVLRPLYPEEDLGPAERRLRMFLEQYWGGPRTYSEERGHPRLRMRHHPFRIGPIERDAWLRCMHTAIGSIDAQTLDDPHRQALVDYMEMAAQSMMNSPV, encoded by the coding sequence ATGGAGGCCGTGAGTACCGAGGTCCCCGGCGGCATAGAGCCCAGCAACCCTTCCACGCAGCGAACCTTTTACGACGAGGTGGGCGGCGCGGAGACGTTTCACAAGCTCACCGCGCGGTTCTACGAGGAGGTCGCCGCCGATGAGGTGTTACGGCCGCTCTACCCCGAGGAGGACCTCGGACCCGCGGAACGACGTCTGCGGATGTTCCTCGAGCAGTACTGGGGCGGGCCCCGCACGTATTCGGAGGAACGTGGCCATCCACGGTTGCGCATGCGCCACCACCCGTTCCGCATCGGTCCCATCGAACGCGATGCATGGCTGCGCTGCATGCACACCGCGATCGGGTCGATCGACGCTCAGACCCTCGATGACCCGCACCGGCAGGCACTGGTCGACTACATGGAGATGGCAGCGCAATCGATGATGAATTCGCCCGTCTGA
- a CDS encoding HNH endonuclease, which produces MTSRSAAKTVSADGGRARITALTTLPGGRAHESVGACPSRSALLWGRRRVLLLNATYEPLTAISLRRAIVLVLRERADVVHADDGGLAVHSADMSVPVPSVIRLRSFVKVPYRAVVPLTRAALMHRDRFRCGYCSAKATTIDHVLPRSRGGAHSWENCVACCASCNHRKADRLLSELGWSLRVQPGVPKGRHWRLLATVKEIDPAWAQYIDAGAA; this is translated from the coding sequence ATGACGAGCAGGAGCGCAGCAAAGACGGTATCGGCCGACGGCGGCCGGGCGCGCATCACTGCGCTCACCACGCTCCCAGGCGGCCGCGCGCACGAGTCCGTTGGCGCCTGTCCGTCGCGTTCGGCATTGCTCTGGGGTCGTCGCCGGGTGCTGTTGCTCAACGCCACCTATGAGCCGCTGACCGCCATCTCTCTGCGACGGGCCATCGTCCTGGTCCTGCGTGAGCGCGCCGACGTCGTGCACGCCGACGACGGCGGACTCGCCGTGCATTCGGCCGACATGTCGGTTCCGGTGCCCTCGGTCATCCGGTTGCGGTCGTTCGTCAAGGTGCCGTATCGCGCCGTGGTGCCGCTGACGCGGGCCGCGCTGATGCACCGCGACCGTTTTCGCTGCGGGTACTGCTCCGCCAAGGCGACCACCATCGATCATGTGTTGCCACGGAGTCGGGGCGGTGCCCACTCGTGGGAGAACTGCGTCGCCTGTTGCGCGAGCTGCAACCACCGCAAGGCCGATCGGCTCCTGAGCGAGCTGGGCTGGTCGCTGCGTGTCCAGCCGGGGGTCCCGAAGGGGCGTCATTGGCGTTTGCTGGCCACGGTCAAGGAGATCGATCCGGCGTGGGCGCAGTACATCGACGCCGGGGCCGCCTGA
- a CDS encoding DUF5130 family protein, which translates to MASGEVATGRHAEVEATSAAGSALPVGTVITNSGRVSATRFPGQAPTTPPFTREELIGLDDALKSASEKALVRFSVYIGELGADAVADARAVLLRSPEPANGALIAVSPNAHEVVVVSGVAVADRVNDRVAQLGVTAAVTSFRQGDLIDGLIAALRVMSTAAAVS; encoded by the coding sequence GTGGCAAGTGGTGAGGTAGCAACAGGTCGTCACGCCGAGGTCGAGGCGACATCGGCGGCCGGGAGTGCACTGCCGGTCGGCACGGTCATCACCAACAGTGGACGCGTCTCGGCGACGCGGTTCCCGGGTCAGGCGCCCACCACGCCGCCGTTCACCCGTGAGGAACTGATCGGGCTCGACGACGCGCTCAAGAGCGCCAGCGAGAAGGCCCTCGTCCGGTTCTCGGTCTACATCGGTGAGCTCGGTGCGGACGCCGTCGCGGATGCTCGCGCGGTACTGCTCCGCTCTCCGGAGCCCGCCAACGGCGCGCTGATCGCAGTGTCCCCGAATGCCCACGAGGTCGTGGTGGTCTCGGGTGTCGCCGTCGCCGACCGGGTCAACGATCGCGTCGCCCAGCTCGGTGTGACCGCGGCCGTGACGAGTTTCCGTCAGGGTGACCTGATCGACGGATTGATCGCGGCGCTGCGGGTGATGTCGACCGCTGCCGCCGTCTCCTGA
- a CDS encoding cation:dicarboxylate symporter family transporter yields the protein MNLRSRPNEPGDEPAPPVSTTDLPAVKKRDRTHWLYIAVIVAVVAGVVVGLVAPQAGKDLAFLGTMFVSLIKMMIAPVIFCTIVLGIGSVRKAATVGKVGGLAFVYFLVMSTVALAIGLVVGNLIKPGEGLNITTAAGKGAELAAEAHESGGTLDFVEGIIPTSMVSALTEGNVLQALFVALLVGFAIQAMGRTGEPILTAVSYFQKLVFKVLSMILWVAPIGAFGAIANVVGQTGWAAVQQLLILMLAFYLTCVVFVFGVLGVLLRTVASVSIFRLVRYLAREYLLIFATSSSESALPRLIAKMEHLGVEKTTVGVVVPTGYSFNLDGTAIYLTMASIFIADAMGDPLSIGEQIGLLAFMIIASKGAAGVSGAGLATLAGGLQAHRPEMLDGVGLIVGIDRFMSEARAVTNFSGNAVATLLVGSWTGTVDKGRVDTVLSGGAPFNESDMVDDEPVVRRSGEDAERTSPRSDRVLTDH from the coding sequence ATGAATCTGCGATCACGACCGAACGAGCCGGGCGACGAGCCCGCTCCTCCGGTGTCCACCACTGATCTGCCCGCGGTCAAGAAGCGCGATCGCACGCATTGGCTCTACATCGCCGTGATCGTCGCGGTGGTGGCCGGTGTCGTCGTCGGCCTCGTCGCGCCGCAGGCCGGCAAGGATCTCGCGTTCCTGGGCACCATGTTCGTGAGCCTGATCAAGATGATGATCGCGCCGGTGATCTTCTGCACCATCGTCCTCGGCATCGGGTCGGTACGGAAGGCGGCGACCGTCGGTAAGGTCGGCGGACTCGCATTCGTGTACTTCCTGGTGATGTCGACCGTCGCGCTGGCGATCGGCCTCGTCGTCGGCAACCTGATCAAGCCCGGCGAAGGTCTCAACATCACGACGGCCGCGGGCAAGGGCGCCGAACTCGCGGCGGAGGCACATGAATCCGGTGGGACGCTCGACTTCGTCGAGGGCATCATCCCCACCTCGATGGTGTCCGCGCTGACGGAGGGCAATGTGTTGCAGGCGCTGTTCGTCGCCCTGCTCGTGGGATTCGCGATCCAGGCCATGGGCCGCACCGGCGAGCCGATCCTGACCGCGGTGTCGTACTTCCAGAAACTCGTCTTCAAGGTCTTGTCGATGATCCTGTGGGTGGCCCCGATCGGCGCATTCGGCGCGATCGCCAACGTCGTCGGCCAGACGGGGTGGGCCGCGGTCCAGCAACTGCTGATCCTGATGCTGGCGTTCTACCTCACCTGCGTGGTGTTCGTGTTCGGTGTCCTCGGCGTCCTGCTGCGGACCGTGGCGAGCGTGTCCATCTTCCGGTTGGTCCGCTACCTCGCCCGTGAGTACCTGCTGATCTTCGCCACCTCGTCGTCGGAGTCCGCCCTCCCGCGCCTGATCGCGAAGATGGAACACCTGGGCGTGGAGAAGACCACCGTGGGCGTGGTGGTGCCCACCGGATATTCGTTCAACCTCGACGGGACGGCCATCTATCTCACGATGGCCTCGATCTTCATCGCCGATGCGATGGGCGACCCGCTGTCGATCGGCGAACAGATCGGTCTGCTGGCATTCATGATCATCGCGTCGAAGGGCGCAGCAGGCGTCAGCGGCGCGGGGTTGGCCACCCTGGCCGGCGGGTTGCAGGCCCATCGACCCGAGATGCTCGACGGCGTGGGACTCATCGTCGGGATCGACCGGTTCATGTCCGAGGCCCGCGCGGTGACCAACTTCTCCGGCAACGCGGTCGCGACGCTGCTGGTCGGCTCGTGGACGGGGACCGTCGACAAGGGCAGGGTCGACACCGTCCTCAGCGGCGGCGCACCGTTCAACGAGTCGGACATGGTCGACGACGAACCGGTGGTCCGCCGCTCGGGCGAGGACGCGGAGCGGACATCACCACGGTCGGATCGCGTACTGACCGATCACTGA
- a CDS encoding ATP-binding protein, which produces MYRAIPRTLAGQAVAWLLMLVAVIVVAGSVLAAIDARVDGDRAARDEVTAIAVSLADSPSTSRALMSPDPAATLQPVTEQVRKATDIAFITIMGTDGTRYTHTNPGLIGQKYIGSTVEALRGEVHTETYTGTLGPSVRTVAPVRAPDGRIVGLVAAGITQQSLTAAWLAQLPLIAAIALAALVTAGLGLWLIRRRLLRQTGGLAPSELRLMYEHHDAVLHAVREGLVVTERGHPALVNDEARRLLGGGHNGEVELPAFLVSGDEPLVDVLYAEQGRTLVVSRSPVPTDATSAVVTIRDRTELAEAMGELDSMTRFAEALRSQLHESANRLHTVVAMIETGRSEEAALMATTEMQLSQRLIDRMTETVAEPALAALLLGKSAQAAERGISLMLTEDSQFGDDAIELLTVGEMITVVGNLIDNALDACDPADPWVEVTVVGDHGHLEVVVADSGPGMDPGEFDRAQTRGYSTKAGGDALGRGLGLALVAQVVDRHHGTLRAENTYASVVTVMLSGDGDR; this is translated from the coding sequence ATGTATCGAGCGATTCCCCGGACTCTCGCTGGTCAGGCGGTTGCCTGGCTGCTGATGCTGGTCGCCGTCATCGTCGTCGCCGGTAGTGTGCTCGCCGCGATCGATGCCCGAGTCGACGGTGATCGTGCCGCCCGGGACGAGGTGACGGCGATCGCGGTGAGTCTCGCCGATTCACCGTCTACGTCCCGCGCACTCATGTCGCCCGATCCGGCGGCGACTCTGCAACCGGTGACCGAACAGGTCCGGAAGGCGACGGACATCGCCTTCATCACGATCATGGGCACCGACGGCACCCGCTACACGCACACCAATCCCGGGCTCATCGGGCAGAAGTACATCGGATCGACGGTCGAGGCGCTCCGGGGCGAGGTCCACACCGAGACCTACACGGGCACGCTCGGACCGTCGGTCCGGACGGTCGCGCCGGTCCGTGCCCCCGACGGGCGGATCGTCGGGCTGGTCGCGGCGGGGATCACCCAGCAGTCGCTCACCGCGGCGTGGCTTGCGCAACTGCCGCTGATCGCCGCGATCGCGCTCGCGGCACTCGTGACGGCCGGGTTGGGTCTCTGGCTGATCCGCCGCAGACTCCTCCGACAGACCGGTGGGCTGGCACCGTCGGAGCTCCGGCTCATGTACGAGCACCACGACGCGGTGCTCCATGCCGTTCGCGAAGGGCTGGTGGTGACCGAGCGCGGCCACCCAGCACTGGTCAACGACGAGGCTCGGCGGCTGCTGGGCGGGGGGCACAACGGAGAGGTCGAACTGCCTGCCTTCCTCGTCAGCGGCGACGAGCCGTTGGTCGACGTGCTCTACGCCGAACAGGGCCGGACACTGGTGGTCAGCCGGTCGCCGGTGCCGACCGACGCCACCTCCGCGGTCGTCACGATTCGGGACCGCACCGAATTGGCCGAGGCCATGGGCGAACTCGACTCGATGACCCGATTCGCCGAGGCGCTGAGATCGCAGCTGCACGAATCCGCGAATCGGCTGCACACCGTGGTCGCGATGATCGAGACGGGCCGCAGCGAGGAGGCGGCGCTGATGGCGACGACCGAGATGCAGTTGTCGCAACGATTGATCGATCGGATGACCGAAACCGTGGCGGAGCCGGCGCTGGCCGCACTGCTGCTGGGGAAGTCGGCACAGGCCGCCGAGCGTGGCATCTCGTTGATGCTCACCGAAGATTCGCAATTCGGCGACGATGCGATCGAACTCCTGACCGTCGGTGAGATGATCACCGTCGTGGGCAATCTCATCGACAATGCGCTCGACGCATGTGATCCCGCCGACCCCTGGGTGGAGGTGACCGTCGTCGGGGACCACGGCCATCTCGAGGTCGTCGTCGCCGACAGCGGACCCGGAATGGACCCCGGCGAGTTCGATCGCGCACAGACCAGGGGGTACTCCACCAAGGCGGGTGGTGATGCCCTCGGCCGCGGGTTGGGTCTGGCACTGGTCGCCCAGGTGGTCGATCGGCATCACGGAACCCTGCGTGCCGAGAACACCTATGCGTCCGTGGTGACGGTGATGTTGTCGGGGGACGGCGATCGATGA
- a CDS encoding response regulator has translation MIRVLIVEDEPLIAEAHREYLSRVGGFEIVASVTTAQQAMRVATEAAGSSEPIDLVLLDLGLPDARGVDLASALSGVRPGPDVIAITAQRDLATVRSAMSHGVLLYLLKPFTFAAFGEKIRQYLNYRGALTAGSDAVSQRDVDRALAELRTSDTRRTAKKGAAPDTEDAVGRAVRDSDGGLTASEVAAVLGSSRVTAWRYLERLADDGTVERTTEYGNTGRPQVRYRWRSR, from the coding sequence ATGATCCGCGTGCTGATCGTCGAGGACGAACCCCTCATCGCCGAGGCGCATCGCGAATATCTCTCCCGCGTGGGTGGATTCGAGATCGTGGCGTCGGTCACCACGGCGCAGCAGGCGATGCGGGTCGCGACCGAGGCCGCGGGATCGTCGGAGCCGATCGACCTGGTGCTGCTCGACCTGGGACTGCCCGATGCGCGTGGGGTGGACCTCGCCTCCGCGCTGTCGGGCGTGCGGCCCGGCCCGGATGTCATCGCGATCACCGCGCAGCGTGATCTGGCCACGGTGCGCAGTGCGATGTCCCATGGCGTACTGCTGTATCTCCTGAAGCCCTTCACCTTTGCGGCCTTCGGTGAGAAGATCCGGCAGTACCTCAACTATCGAGGTGCGCTCACCGCAGGCAGTGATGCGGTGAGTCAGCGTGACGTCGACCGAGCTCTTGCCGAACTGCGGACCTCGGACACGCGGCGGACCGCGAAGAAGGGGGCCGCCCCGGACACCGAGGATGCCGTCGGGCGCGCGGTCCGGGACAGCGACGGTGGCCTCACCGCGTCGGAGGTGGCAGCGGTGCTGGGGAGTTCGCGCGTCACCGCCTGGCGATATCTGGAGCGGCTGGCCGACGACGGCACGGTCGAGCGCACCACCGAATACGGCAACACCGGGCGACCTCAGGTCCGGTATCGCTGGCGAAGCCGCTGA